In a genomic window of Zootoca vivipara chromosome 5, rZooViv1.1, whole genome shotgun sequence:
- the MSL2 gene encoding E3 ubiquitin-protein ligase MSL2 has product MNPVNATALYISASRLVLNYGPGEDPQCLAEIGKLLPYFRQSLSCCVCGNLLQDPIAPTNSTCQHYVCKTCKGQKMMMKPSCSWCKDYEQFEENKQLSILVNCYKKLCEYITQTPLARDIKKAAETSPDLLTLLKDGAALHEDTEETSDEAVALCITHSPSPSTSEHANEPPACHSSVPESTYESDVKGSTINGLPNCNGLSVDKIGANIPSPEHANTVDVCSPAQCIETDDNSSNLQPDQCLKSDDISSNLHPGQYVETEAISSSLQPICDPVSPSDLCVASSDTCSFSKDPKPGDSLLLSVEEVLRSLDSNTEVCGPNLQHSLETNISNGPFLQLCPPPPSHSMFMSMGASPYGISCTAATPKAVKLNRKRSRSESDSEKVQPLPISSILCGPTLGASAPVTVKQDTKMSLQPVAAVPNGGTAPKIGKTVLLANKGMKKTLDHTAKKPHPKSKTGMLKKSRGGSHVPGGLTKTVYKKPQEKKGCKCGRATQNPSVLTCRGQRCPCYSNRKACLDCICRGCQNSYMANGEKKLEAFAVPEKALEQTRLTLGINVTSIAVRNASTSTSVINMTGSPVATFLAASTNDDKNLDEAIDMRYDC; this is encoded by the coding sequence gaAATCTGCTGCAAGATCCAATTGCACCCACCAATTCCACATGCCAGCATTATGTATGCAAAACCTGTAAGGGCCAGAAGATGATGATGAAACCATCGTGTAGTTGGTGCAAGGACTATGAGCAGTTTGAAGAAAATAAACAGTTAAGCATTCTAGTGAATTGCTATAAAAAACTATGTGAGTACATTACACAAACACCACTAGCACGGGATATTAAAAAAGCTGCTGAGACTTCTCCAGATCTATTGACTTTGCTTAAAGATGGTGCTGCACTCCATGAAGATACAGAAGAAACATCTGATGAAGCCGTTGCATTGTGTATCACACATTCCCCATCACCTTCAACCTCAGAGCATGCTAATGAGCCTCCAGCATGCCATTCTTCTGTTCCTGAAAGCACATATGAGTCTGATGTGAAAGGCTCCACTATTAATGGGTTGCCCAATTGCAATGGGCTGTCAGTAGATAAAATTGGAGCAAATATTCCTTCTCCTGAACATGCAAATACAGTTGATGTGTGTAGCCCTGCACAGTGCATAGAAACTGACGACAATTCTAGCAATCTTCAGCCTGACCAGTGCTTAAAAAGTGACGATATTTCTAGCAATCTTCACCCTGGACAGTATGTAGAAACTGAAGCTATTTCCAGCAGTCTTCAGCCTATCTGTGATCCAGTTTCTCCTAGTGACTTGTGTGTGGCAAGCAGTGATACTTGCAGTTTCAGCAAAGACCCCAAACCTGGTGATTCTCTTCTACTTAGTGTTGAGGAAGTGCTGCGGAGCTTGGACTCCAACACAGAGGTCTGTGGTCCTAATCTGCAACACAGCTTGGAAACCAATATATCCAACGGCCCTTTTTTACAGCTTTGTCCTCCACCTCCTAGCCATAGCATGTTCATGTCAATGGGTGCTTCACCTTATGGGATTTCATGTACAGCTGCGACACCGAAGGCGGTAAAATTAAATAGAAAGCGATCGCGTTCTGAAAGTGACAGTGAAAAGGTTCAGCCTCTTCCAATTTCCAGCATCCTTTGTGGCCCAACGTTGGGAGCCTCAGCCCCGGTAACAGTGAAACAGGATACAAAGATGTCTTTGCAGCCTGTTGCAGCTGTACCAAATGGAGGCACCGCTCCTAAAATAGGCAAAACTGTACTCTTAGCAAATAAAGGCATGAAAAAGACTCTAGACCACACCGCCAAGAAACCCCACCCGAAATCCAAAACAGGAATGCTGAAAAAATCAAGAGGTGGCAGTCATGTGCCAGGCGGTCTAACAAAAACGGTGTACAAAAAGCCACAGGAAAAGAAGGGGTGCAAATGTGGTCGAGCCACCCAAAATCCAAGTGTTCTTACATGTCGTGGCCAACGCTGTCCTTGTTACTCGAACCGTAAAGCTTGCTTAGACTGCATATGCCGTGGCTGCCAAAATTCATATATGGCTAATGGGGAGAAGAAACTGGAGGCATTTGCAGTGCCAGAAAAGGCCTTGGAGCAGACTAGGCTTACCTTGGGCATTAATGTGACAAGCATTGCTGTGCGCAATGCCAGCACAAGTACCAGTGTAATTAATATGACAGGGTCACCAGTAGCAACGTTTTTAGCTGCCAGTACAAACGATGATAAGAACTTGGACGAAGCTATAGACATGAGATATGACTGCTGa